One stretch of Leadbetterella byssophila DSM 17132 DNA includes these proteins:
- the pdeM gene encoding ligase-associated DNA damage response endonuclease PdeM: MKEIELLIRGEKIILTNDRALYWPDTHTLILSDLHLGKSAHFRKHGIAVPQAVNQKDLQRLNRLFSRYETRRILVVGDLIHAGINSDLGYFKEWMDPAHQWILVKGNHDRMSNDLFQSIGVSVVVNEWKEGPFLFTHEMEMDPNYFCIAGHLHPGKEVQIGLKRSMSFPTFVINDGALILPAYSEFTGLDCKEHLKKASYYVLVNDELLKF, translated from the coding sequence ATGAAAGAAATAGAACTCCTGATTAGGGGAGAAAAGATCATTTTAACGAATGACAGGGCCTTATATTGGCCCGATACCCATACCCTTATCCTATCTGATTTGCATTTAGGGAAATCTGCCCACTTTAGGAAGCATGGTATTGCTGTTCCCCAAGCTGTGAATCAAAAGGATCTTCAGCGACTGAATCGACTATTTTCAAGGTATGAAACCCGAAGAATTTTAGTGGTAGGAGACCTTATCCATGCCGGAATCAACTCTGATTTAGGTTACTTCAAGGAATGGATGGATCCTGCTCATCAATGGATCTTGGTTAAAGGGAATCATGATCGTATGAGTAATGATCTTTTTCAGTCGATTGGGGTATCAGTAGTGGTAAATGAATGGAAAGAAGGCCCTTTTTTATTTACTCATGAAATGGAAATGGATCCGAATTACTTTTGCATAGCGGGGCATCTGCATCCGGGTAAAGAGGTACAGATAGGGCTCAAAAGAAGTATGAGCTTTCCTACTTTTGTCATAAATGATGGCGCCCTTATCCTTCCTGCTTACAGTGAGTTTACCGGTTTGGACTGCAAAGAGCATTTGAAAAAGGCTTCTTATTATGTTTTGGTGAATGATGAACTCCTAAAATTCTAA